A window of Numenius arquata chromosome 10, bNumArq3.hap1.1, whole genome shotgun sequence genomic DNA:
ATGCCCATACCAGTAATGTCCAGTACAAAAGAAGGGTCACAGCCATTATCTGAAAAGCGTCAAACAGCCAGTGGGGAACAAATATTTGGGAGCAATAAACAAGCCCAAGTTAAACGATCGAGTTTACATTTCACAAAGTGTCACTAAAGTAAAGGAAAGCTGTGAAAAGAAACCAATGACTTCCTGAATAGCTGTTGAGTTTGAGAAGTCCAAACCAGCATGGATAATACATACGCTTCGGACTGCCttcagaaagaatttttcatGATTAAACTTCCCTCTCACTCCAATTCACTCCCCAAAAAGCTTTGACAGATCTTCAATAGTCAGGCAGCTGTCTATACACTACAAAGAACTTACTCTGCTGCCTTCTGTGCTATAGGAAATTGGAAATCCCAACTTCCAGCTCAACACTGCACCCtcccaagaaacaaaaatactacaGCATTATACAAAATCACGTTTGCACTAGTAATATGACTAATTATTATCAACAGATAAAGAGATCAATAAAATATTCACATCCCACTAGCACAACCAAATCTAAGAGAATGGGGATTATCTTATTATATGGTTCTGCAGCAGAGATTGATGCAATGACCTAATTTACAAAGTGTTCACAAGCTATCTACTGCACTAAAGTGCTTTTTAGGACTTCAGTTTCAATTCTTAATAATTTTTGGTAACAAGACCACAGATATTTTATGGTTTGTGTTGGTTTATTCCTCTTTATGTGAGCTTACTATCATTTAATCATTCACTGCATACTAatcctttatttttataattatatctATCATCATATGCAGTATGAGGTAAATTACAACACtgcatggaagaaagaaaaatcagaagataAATGGATGTTAAGCACTTTTACATAAATCATCTATAAACTGCAATGTCATACCCCATGAAATCAAATAATAGGCCTGTAGTGCAGAAACACATCAGTACTGTTCTTTCACACCACTCTGGTATTTATACTTTTGTACTGTATTACTCTTCCCACCTAAGGTTTAGAAGGCTGTCTTTCACTAAGCCAAGTTTTCTACGTCATAAAATTGCACAGTTTATTTGCATCACATTCCCATTTCAGGATGGAAAACTCACTACCGTGCTAGCAGTGCAGGTGAGACAATGCCTGCCTAAAGTTTACAGCCAGTAAATTAGTGTAAGATGGCACATCATTTGACTGTGTAGGGATTGTATTGATTGTTAATTCATACATAGACTTGTCCCTTGATGAGTAATATTCAAACAGTATTAACTTGGCTATATGATGGACAACAATTAATTCTATTCTCTCTACATAAACTTCTGCAAAGAAATCAGTGAGTAACATGACTTCATATTCCTAGAAGGTTGAATCCACTTTCTGTTTGCTGATAAAGTTCTAATGTAATTCACAAGAAGCAAAAGCCCACATTTTAATAATTAACACTATTCATCACCTTTAGAGAggttaaaatatacattaaaaaacctGAATTCGTGAATGCCAGCGTTCTAAGGAGAGAGTTGCTCAGAATATACACAGCCCTTCAACGTGTGTTTAACCTAGCCTGAAAGTCTGTCCCAGCAGCTTTTGCTCCAGGAATAGTCCAAGTCCCACCTCAGGAAATATACTAGTCTGCACAACGGTGACCAAGGGCAAAACGTCAATAAGGGTTCTGAGAGAAGACTGGCAGTAAGGTCAGGTCCTTGCATGTAACTGTTCTTGCAGCAGAGTCCCTCTCCCCCAAAAGAGGACTTAGTTCCTACTGATGCTTGTGTTTTTCACCGAAAGCTGTTTAATTGTTGAAAATAGCTCCTATCAAACCTATTCATTTGTCAATTGAAAGAATTCTAAAATATAAGATAtggcagcagccagcagggaaCCCGCCAGCCTTCCCTGCTGGAAACCCACCAACAGCTGTTCTGAGACAGCagctccttttccccttcttcctcgcGGCTAACACCAGCAAGGGTTTGTTTCTGGGAACTCctcacagcagcaccagcagaagcCCCTTTCAGCTTCATGGTTTTCTGCCATCACAACAGACATCGGCAGTCAAACTTTTGCAGACTCTACATCCTGCTATAAACTCATCTGCTTgtccagctgccctgctcctacTCATTTTTTGACCTTCCCaacctcctctcctcttctgccttttctACCCAGACCCCTCTATCCTCCACAggtaaaagaagcaaacaaacaaaaggcaacTCAGGGCATCACCAGGGCTGAAATGAACTCAACTGCTTTGCAAGAACACTCTATATACCTTTTACCAACCTCTTATCTTTAAAGGCTGTTTTTCAGAGAGTACATAAAACACACTTCTCGCTCTAACTGGGAAATGAGGACCATTTGCTCGTTGATTCTTCTGCACATTAAATGCCAGGACTGTGATGGAAGTAGTGTAACATTTGGGGTGGGAAAGCCACTAGTAAGTAATTCCTAGAGTAGAAATTTCAGGTAGTTGGTGAGGACATGTCATAGAAAACACTTTATTTATGATTTACAAAATCTGTTATTGTTTCCAgataacagaaaattaaaaaataacatccaAACATTTAAAGTCTACAAACCCCTAGAAGTTTAGATTATTTTCATGTGAGCATTCTCATTGATGGTATATAATCACATGTGCTTTTACAGccattgaaaataaaaacattccctCCATGAGTTGAAACTAGCTCTTTTTCGAGCATACCAGAGACACCATAAACTGGATTAAAGCAAACCTACACAACCTTGGAACCCATACGTCAAACTTACAAAGTTTAAGAAAGTTAGTTCTCTGAGGACTAGAACTCCAATACATTATAAAACTTTTTCCATGGGAGCCATTTATGTGATAACAAACCAAAGAATAACTTTAAAgctgacataaaaataaaagcatggaaTGAAGCTAATTTCTGCTGTTATGCTATTCAATTATACCATGGGTCAATTTAGCCCGTGATCTGTTGAAAATACTGTCATGATTcatcacagtaaaaaaacccacctaaaatGTACCTAATAATATAATCAAATTAACTAGATGAACTAGAGAGCAATTGTCAGAAAGATTTCAAATTAAAAGTATGCTTTCCACCAGCATTaaataaattcaattttcttAAATGCATATTCATTTAAAGTTctcaaagaaaatttattttgtctAATTATTGTAAGATGCAAACAAGAAGGATCTTATAATGCCAATATTACCTTATTCAAGCAGATTAACTCTTGCTAATTATTAAATTACACATCTGGCCTGCTGCATATTCTTAGTTCGCGAAACGTTCTAATTAGCTATCTGAAAGTGTTCAGGGTGATAGCTGAATATTCGCTGTGCGTAAGGATCACTGTCCGCTGCCATTTTTTGTCCCATGTAATGGTGGTAGCTCTCCGGATGAAAGTGTTCACAGTGAAGACTAATCCATTCTCTTTCAGTACTGTATCTTTCTGCTTCGGCAAGTATTCTAGTGAGAGCCATGATGTAACTCAAAGCCATCTGGAGGGTCTCGTACTTGGACAACTTCTTATCTTGACCCCACTGTGGAACGACCTTTCTCAAGCGATCAAAGGCTGTGTTCAGTCCTTGCATCCGTCTTCTCTCCCTGGCATTGGCAGCCAGTCTTCTCTTTGCAGCATTCTCCATCCTTTCCGAACTGCACTTCACAACGCAGCCTGGTCCGCTCCTGCACTGCACGTCTGATTCTACCCCTGAATCCAAATGACTGGATTTACAGGTTTTCATATTTGATGCAGCTTCAGTTTCACACACACAaagatctctttttaaaaaattagatatCTAAAAAGTGGTATGGAAAGCACTCATGTGAGTAGCCTGCGTGCCTCTTCAATCTGTTTCCAGGTATCAGAGATGGGTTAGTTTTCTtagcatctaaaaaaaaataaaataataaaataaaaggtctTCTGGTTCTTCCGGAAATGTCTGAAAATTGCTTCTTATTGTTTAGAGAAAGAATAATGAGTTTTTAATGTCTTATGCtttcattcttttaatttctttaaactcAAAGAGATAGAAAACTCCATTCTCAAAATGTATGTTACTGAAGAAAATGATCCATTTAATCCAAAAAGGACCTTAATGGATTAAAAACACGTCAATTCCAAacaaacatttcaaatgaaagaaGTTCTGATTCAGTTTAGGAGagtattttgaaatgaagaaCTGTTGTGATCTGAAGACGTAACTTCGGAACAGAAATCTCTCCTTTCTTGACTCCTGCCGGCAAGCAATGATTGTGTCTTACAGACAAGATGAGGCTTTATAGAAACTGCAAAAGctaaacaggtggtagcaggtgGGCGGGCGGCACTCTGCTTCCATCCCACTACCTTCccaccctgggaactacagggggaaaaaaaaaaaaaaaaaaacaacaaaaccagtaaaatccGAACATTACAGCCTTCATCTGTTGAGAAGTCTTCCAAAGCCATTCTGTCCAGCCCTAACAACTTGCCATCTGGAGTAGTGTCTGGCTGGCCCCACAAGACTCTGGGCAGTTAAGCAAAAGATCCTTTCAATGGATAATCTGttgcaactcagaaaaaaaaaaaaatctctgtgcatTGTAGTATTTGTACATTAAAACACGTGAAAATCTGGTTAGATGGtattaaaggaagaagaaataactgTTCTAATGAGACAGAGGAGAATTAGCTTAATAGTATATGGCTGAGAATACTACTGTTTTACACCATACAGTACCAAAACAAGGAGACTCAAATTATTAGAAACCCTTCAAGACTCACAGCTTTAATATTGTATAAAGTACACAACATTGCAGAGAGGGTAGTATCTTGAGAAAAACGGTGATTATGTAGTCGCATGTCAGCAAATCCAATGTtacgaaaatatttttttaactgtttaaatatattttaaattaactatGGATTTATCTAATATTGATTGTAAAAATATTTGGATAGGTCATGATATAGACATAAACAAAAACATGTAAGTATATGAACAGTCTGAAAACTTCCCTTTTTGATACAACATAttgaagtatatattttttaatgtgttttttttaaaaagtgtctttttattAATATCTCTAAATaggtaaaagaataaaagaggatgtgaaaaaaaatctgtgtgctgGCAGTAAGGGATCATTTCTGCTACTGATTGTAAGGATAGAGAACCCACCTTACATACACCCACACCCCATAACCAAAACATCTCTGGTTTACTGTACTTGTATTATTAAAACCATTATCCAAATAAATTTACAAGAAAATATCGTATGATCCTTTTATGATATAtacaaaaggtaaaaaagaacCCTCCCACACAATGATTTATTATCTGTATTGATTTCAAACTTAATTAAATTGTTACCAGCATTCATAAATTAGTAACTTTTTTCATTACAGACTGAATACTGTATATTTATTTAGAACTATAGCTCAATTGTTTTCATTATGACTCCAAAACTTGGTGTAGTTGTAAACAGCTGATTAATCCCTAGCAGAAGCAATGACAATGAAATGAGGTTGAATAATCCAAAAACAATAGGATGCAATTGAACACTAATGGACTCCAGCATGACAGATGTTGGACGTAGGCTGTTACGCCCAGTTGCTCTGCTCTTAATATTCTGAATCCTAATGGTCTTGAACAGAGATGATAGTTGGGGTAGGGAGTCTCCATTATTCCATTATCAAAATGTATGCCACttcttcaatttttaaagacGTACAACCGCATCACGTTTCATTATAAATGTTCAACATTCCTATCTGTGTGCATTGACCTATTCTCCCAAACATAAAGAACTACTACCGCACATTAAAATGCTACTTTCTGAATGACAATTTCTGATCATTTGTGTCTGTGAGAGAGTTGACAACAGCACCTTTCACAAAAACCGTATAACCATATGTCTTTCACAGAAGGATCAGCAATTAGAACTTGtgggatatttctttttctgaagacgCTTCACGGGAAGTATTGCatgtgcagcagaaaaaaaaatacacctcaGATCTTCATGCTATTGCTAGAGCATTTTTTAGTGCTACAGCCTTCTATGCCCAAATAATTTTGTTAGTTaa
This region includes:
- the ATOH7 gene encoding transcription factor ATOH7 translates to MENAAKRRLAANARERRRMQGLNTAFDRLRKVVPQWGQDKKLSKYETLQMALSYIMALTRILAEAERYSTEREWISLHCEHFHPESYHHYMGQKMAADSDPYAQRIFSYHPEHFQIAN